In one window of Kitasatospora sp. MMS16-BH015 DNA:
- a CDS encoding CopD family protein, whose translation MNSLLVAANTAGYALPPAWRVLSKAGYFLGLSGAIGTTVTYATTVRPALRATPASGLTARSATHLAWSGVLLLVTGYAQLAARVARAGHGTSFGAALAPGRILDFLRAPAAKGAWIAQGTVYAIQNLILLVTAATLIALFLPAARRHTDRIALAALPLALAVTLTAAVPTTAPADLDRWLDLLLDQAHIVSGTVWLGGLALLAVLATTRRDLGPATGPLWADLWRRFSLVALVCVGTVLASGLWLSWKHVGALSQLWTTGYGLALLVKLLLVLGLVAAGAVNQFWLMPRITQARRAEDTTTLRRLTLHHFPKVVWAEVALGLAVLLAMPFLAGSARTEAGSPKAVSSGSIYAAGILLVLTLAASLYATAKTSDALSRRPAPTLP comes from the coding sequence ATGAACAGTCTGCTGGTGGCCGCGAACACGGCCGGATACGCCCTGCCCCCGGCCTGGCGAGTGCTGAGCAAGGCCGGATACTTCCTCGGCCTCAGCGGCGCGATCGGCACCACGGTGACCTACGCCACCACCGTCCGGCCCGCCCTCCGGGCCACCCCCGCCTCGGGCCTGACCGCCCGTTCGGCCACCCACCTCGCCTGGTCGGGCGTCCTCCTGCTGGTCACCGGCTACGCACAACTCGCCGCCCGGGTGGCCCGCGCGGGCCACGGCACCTCCTTCGGCGCCGCCCTCGCCCCAGGACGGATCCTCGACTTCCTCCGCGCCCCCGCCGCCAAGGGCGCCTGGATCGCCCAGGGCACCGTCTACGCGATCCAGAACCTGATCCTGCTCGTCACCGCCGCCACCCTGATCGCCCTCTTCCTCCCGGCCGCCCGCCGCCACACCGACCGCATCGCCCTGGCCGCCCTCCCCCTGGCGCTGGCCGTCACCCTGACCGCCGCCGTCCCCACCACGGCTCCCGCCGACCTCGACCGCTGGCTCGACCTCCTGCTCGACCAGGCACACATCGTCTCGGGCACCGTCTGGCTCGGCGGCCTCGCCCTGCTCGCCGTGCTGGCCACCACCCGCCGCGACCTCGGCCCGGCCACCGGCCCGCTCTGGGCCGACCTCTGGCGCCGCTTCAGCCTGGTCGCCCTGGTCTGCGTCGGCACGGTGCTCGCCTCCGGCCTCTGGCTCAGCTGGAAGCACGTCGGCGCCCTCTCCCAGCTCTGGACCACCGGCTACGGCCTGGCCCTGCTGGTCAAGCTCCTCCTGGTGCTCGGCCTGGTCGCGGCCGGCGCGGTCAACCAGTTCTGGCTGATGCCCCGCATCACCCAAGCCCGCCGCGCCGAGGACACCACCACCCTGCGCCGCCTGACCCTCCACCACTTCCCCAAGGTCGTCTGGGCCGAAGTCGCCCTCGGCCTCGCCGTCCTCCTCGCCATGCCCTTCCTCGCCGGCTCCGCCCGCACCGAGGCCGGCAGCCCCAAGGCCGTCTCCTCCGGCAGCATCTACGCCGCCGGCATCCTCCTCGTCCTCACCCTGGCCGCCTCCCTCTACGCCACGGCCAAGACCTCCGACGCCCTCTCCCGCCGCCCGGCCCCGACCCTCCCCTGA
- a CDS encoding NAD(P)-dependent oxidoreductase, whose translation MQSNLQPSPLRLTVFGAAGAVGSRVVAEALARGHAVTAVVRSPGSLAALPAGVVGRLGDAADAAAVAELTAGQDVVVSATRPAPGREPELAAVTGAMLTAVARTGGRLLLVGGAASLLVDGTELMDTADFPPELRPIAAACRTQWEACRDTGAAADWTYLAPPAELAPGARTGRYRLGRDELLTDAAGRSAISMEDLAVALLDEAERPRHGRARFTVAY comes from the coding sequence GTGCAGAGCAACCTCCAGCCCAGCCCGCTCCGCCTGACCGTGTTCGGGGCGGCCGGGGCCGTCGGGAGTCGGGTGGTCGCCGAGGCGCTCGCCCGTGGGCATGCCGTCACCGCCGTGGTCCGTTCGCCCGGGAGCCTGGCCGCGCTGCCGGCGGGAGTGGTCGGCCGGTTGGGCGACGCCGCCGACGCGGCGGCGGTGGCCGAGCTGACGGCGGGCCAGGACGTGGTGGTGAGCGCGACCCGCCCGGCTCCGGGGCGCGAGCCGGAACTGGCCGCCGTCACCGGGGCGATGCTTACGGCCGTCGCCCGTACCGGTGGCAGGCTGCTGCTGGTCGGCGGGGCCGCCTCCCTCCTGGTGGACGGCACCGAGCTGATGGACACCGCCGACTTCCCGCCCGAACTCCGCCCGATCGCGGCGGCCTGCCGGACGCAGTGGGAGGCCTGCCGGGACACCGGCGCGGCGGCCGACTGGACCTATCTCGCCCCGCCCGCCGAGCTCGCCCCGGGGGCCAGGACCGGGCGGTACCGGCTGGGGCGGGACGAGCTGCTCACCGACGCGGCGGGTCGGTCAGCCATTTCGATGGAGGACCTCGCGGTGGCCCTGCTGGACGAGGCCGAGCGGCCTCGGCACGGGCGGGCCCGGTTCACCGTCGCGTACTGA
- a CDS encoding EamA family transporter, whose translation MLRNRLGVILLTALAPAIWGTTYLVTTELLPPGRPLLAGVLRALPAGLLLIAFTRQLPKGHWWWRAFVLGALNIGGFFALLFVAAYRLPGGVAATIGAVQPLLVAVLSSGLLGQRLTLRTVLTGLAGVAGVSLLVLRAGARLDGLGVAAALGSALVMATGVVLGKRWGSPAPLLATTGWQLVAGGLLLLPVMWLVEGPPPAHLTGANLLGYGYLTLVGAALSYGLWFRGLSRLVPTQVSFLGLLSPLVATLAGWLALGQELTPAQLLGGLIILGSLAAAQLGARTPAASAGAAGAAGSATSTASMSGASTRVASAKSFTEGA comes from the coding sequence GTGCTAAGAAATCGACTCGGGGTCATCCTGCTGACTGCCCTCGCCCCTGCCATCTGGGGCACCACCTACCTCGTCACCACCGAACTCCTGCCGCCGGGGCGGCCGTTGCTCGCCGGCGTGCTGCGCGCGCTGCCGGCCGGGCTGCTCCTGATCGCCTTCACCCGGCAACTGCCCAAGGGCCACTGGTGGTGGCGGGCCTTCGTGCTCGGCGCGCTCAACATCGGCGGCTTCTTCGCCCTGCTCTTCGTCGCCGCCTACCGGCTGCCCGGGGGAGTGGCCGCCACCATCGGCGCCGTCCAACCCCTGCTGGTCGCCGTGCTCTCCAGCGGACTGCTCGGCCAGCGGCTGACCCTGCGCACCGTGCTCACCGGCCTGGCCGGCGTGGCCGGGGTGAGCCTGCTGGTCCTGCGGGCTGGCGCCCGACTGGACGGCCTCGGGGTGGCCGCCGCGCTCGGCAGCGCCCTGGTGATGGCCACCGGTGTGGTGCTCGGCAAGCGCTGGGGCTCCCCGGCCCCGCTGCTCGCCACCACCGGCTGGCAGCTCGTCGCGGGCGGGCTGCTGCTGCTCCCGGTGATGTGGCTGGTCGAGGGCCCGCCGCCGGCCCACCTGACCGGTGCCAACCTGCTCGGCTACGGCTACCTCACCCTGGTGGGCGCCGCCCTCTCCTACGGTCTCTGGTTCCGCGGCCTGAGCCGGCTCGTTCCGACCCAGGTCAGCTTCCTCGGTCTGCTCAGCCCCCTGGTGGCCACCCTGGCCGGCTGGCTGGCCCTCGGCCAGGAGCTCACCCCCGCCCAGCTGCTCGGCGGCCTGATCATCCTCGGCTCGCTCGCGGCCGCGCAGTTGGGTGCCCGTACCCCTGCGGCGTCCGCCGGGGCCGCCGGGGCCGCCGGGTCCGCCACGTCCACTGCGTCCATGAGCGGTGCGTCCACGAGGGTCGCGTCCGCGAAGTCGTTCACCGAAGGAGCCTGA
- a CDS encoding DUF998 domain-containing protein, whose amino-acid sequence MHVDDLGSVRLRRLAALLGVVGPVVFTVGWGLGQLLQEGRYDPGRDDISDLGALTARYPWVVLTGQAVGGAATVVFALLALHFVVRGSRPGRVGAWLLALSGLGLGNLSDTFFRLDCRAADGCDTAHRTASWHGTVHEVAGVTVLLLAMAPLVLTIAFRHLPGWSGFAHASQAVGSVQLLLVMASLALTGHGGGGYVQRAAALLASTWTVALAVRLLRRPRSLLASSADEPSPSTGTREG is encoded by the coding sequence GTGCACGTGGACGACCTGGGCTCGGTACGACTGCGCCGCCTCGCGGCCCTGCTGGGGGTGGTCGGTCCGGTGGTGTTCACCGTGGGGTGGGGCCTCGGCCAGCTGCTCCAGGAGGGGCGCTACGACCCGGGCCGCGACGACATCAGCGACCTCGGCGCCTTGACCGCCCGGTATCCGTGGGTCGTCCTCACCGGACAGGCCGTCGGCGGCGCCGCCACGGTCGTGTTCGCCCTCCTGGCGCTGCACTTCGTCGTCCGCGGCAGCCGCCCGGGCCGGGTTGGTGCCTGGTTGCTGGCCCTGTCCGGGCTCGGCCTGGGCAACCTCTCCGACACCTTCTTCCGGCTCGACTGCCGCGCGGCCGACGGCTGCGACACCGCCCACCGGACCGCGTCCTGGCACGGCACCGTCCACGAAGTCGCAGGCGTCACCGTTCTCCTGCTGGCGATGGCCCCGCTCGTGCTGACCATCGCGTTCCGCCACCTGCCCGGCTGGTCGGGGTTCGCGCACGCCTCGCAGGCGGTCGGCTCGGTCCAACTCCTCCTGGTGATGGCCTCCCTCGCCCTCACCGGGCACGGCGGCGGCGGGTACGTCCAACGGGCCGCCGCCCTCCTCGCCTCCACCTGGACGGTCGCACTGGCTGTCCGGCTACTCCGCCGCCCCCGAAGCCTCCTGGCCTCCTCGGCGGACGAACCCTCACCGAGCACGGGCACCCGAGAGGGCTGA
- a CDS encoding GNAT family N-acetyltransferase, whose translation MNDLQLRAARTDEIPAVLAFWARAAEGTSITDDAAGVARLLERDPEALILAERDGTLLGTVIAGWDGWRASLYRLAVAPDARRQGVSKALLTAAEARFRTLGGRRGDAMVLVDNAQAQLAWSAAGYGPEEQWRRWTKPLI comes from the coding sequence ATGAACGATCTTCAGCTGCGCGCCGCTCGGACGGACGAGATCCCCGCCGTACTCGCCTTCTGGGCCCGGGCAGCCGAGGGCACCAGCATCACCGACGACGCGGCCGGCGTGGCCCGCCTGCTGGAGCGCGACCCCGAGGCCCTGATCCTCGCCGAACGCGACGGCACCCTCCTCGGCACGGTGATCGCCGGCTGGGACGGCTGGCGCGCCTCCCTCTACCGCCTGGCCGTCGCCCCCGACGCCCGCCGCCAGGGCGTCTCCAAGGCCCTCCTCACCGCCGCCGAAGCCCGCTTCCGCACCCTCGGCGGCCGCCGCGGCGACGCCATGGTCCTGGTCGACAACGCACAGGCCCAACTCGCCTGGTCCGCCGCCGGCTACGGCCCGGAGGAGCAGTGGCGCCGCTGGACCAAGCCCCTGATCTGA
- a CDS encoding methyltransferase yields MPNSLEAVSFAADAAFVRAHTELRPVPSLPEVRLHMAEDAIELWETTERERGEIGLPPPFWAFAWAGGVAVARYVLDHPEVVAGRTVLDLAAGSGLVGVAAALRGAAEVRAAEIDAYAVAAIEINAAANAVSVSAAMADLLDGDGAPAEVVLAGDVFYEREMAARFLPFLERAQARGAHVIVGDPGRAYLPRDRFTSLARYTVEVVADLEDATYKPTTVWELKPKTG; encoded by the coding sequence ATGCCGAACAGTCTCGAAGCCGTCAGTTTTGCCGCCGACGCCGCGTTCGTGCGGGCGCACACCGAGCTCCGGCCGGTGCCCTCGCTGCCGGAGGTGCGGCTGCACATGGCGGAGGACGCCATCGAGCTCTGGGAGACCACCGAGCGGGAGCGCGGCGAGATCGGGCTGCCGCCGCCGTTCTGGGCCTTCGCCTGGGCGGGTGGGGTGGCGGTGGCGCGGTACGTGCTCGACCACCCCGAGGTGGTGGCCGGCCGGACCGTCCTCGACCTCGCGGCCGGCTCCGGGCTGGTCGGAGTCGCGGCGGCGCTGCGGGGAGCGGCCGAGGTGCGGGCCGCCGAGATCGACGCCTACGCGGTGGCCGCCATCGAGATCAACGCCGCCGCCAACGCGGTCTCCGTCTCCGCCGCGATGGCCGACCTCCTCGACGGCGACGGCGCCCCGGCCGAGGTGGTCCTGGCCGGCGACGTCTTCTACGAGCGCGAGATGGCCGCCCGCTTCCTCCCCTTCCTCGAACGCGCCCAGGCCCGCGGCGCCCACGTCATCGTCGGCGACCCGGGCCGGGCCTACCTCCCGCGCGACCGCTTCACCTCGCTCGCCCGCTACACCGTCGAGGTCGTTGCCGACCTCGAGGACGCCACCTACAAGCCCACCACGGTCTGGGAACTCAAGCCGAAGACCGGCTGA
- a CDS encoding acyl-CoA thioester hydrolase/BAAT C-terminal domain-containing protein — protein sequence MTIVEHALTTPWEGVLLEPAAGNGAGVLVLAGSSGRIHRERARLLAEEGFLTLAVRWFGGPGQPPGICEVPLETFVAGVDLLRAHGASRIGLVGWSKGAEAAMLTAVRDPRIDAVAALSPTAVTWANVGPGHDGRDRPYRSSWTWRGRPLPFVPYDDDWLAEPRPAGPAAVLGWYERSERTYADRLPAAAIPVERAAAELLLVAGGDDRMWASLRYAEQLTARRPSARLLAAPAAGHRLVLPGETAPAPSPHYDYGGSDQADARFGAAVRPVLLDLLRGTPPVSQSVDDGS from the coding sequence GTGACCATCGTCGAACACGCCCTGACCACGCCCTGGGAGGGTGTGCTGCTCGAGCCGGCCGCCGGGAACGGCGCCGGGGTGCTGGTCCTGGCCGGGTCGAGCGGGCGGATCCACCGGGAGCGGGCCCGCCTGCTGGCCGAAGAGGGCTTCCTCACCCTGGCAGTGCGCTGGTTCGGCGGGCCGGGGCAGCCGCCGGGGATCTGCGAGGTGCCGCTGGAGACCTTCGTCGCCGGGGTCGATCTGCTGCGCGCGCACGGGGCGAGCCGGATCGGCCTGGTGGGCTGGTCGAAGGGCGCGGAGGCCGCGATGCTGACGGCCGTCCGCGACCCGCGGATCGACGCGGTGGCCGCCCTCTCCCCGACCGCCGTCACCTGGGCCAACGTGGGGCCGGGCCACGACGGCCGGGACCGCCCGTACCGGTCCTCCTGGACCTGGCGAGGGCGGCCGCTGCCCTTCGTCCCGTACGACGACGACTGGCTCGCCGAACCGCGCCCGGCGGGCCCGGCCGCCGTGCTCGGCTGGTACGAGCGCAGCGAACGCACCTACGCCGACCGCCTCCCCGCCGCCGCCATCCCGGTCGAGCGGGCCGCGGCCGAGCTGCTCCTGGTCGCGGGCGGCGACGATCGGATGTGGGCCTCGCTCCGGTACGCGGAGCAGCTGACCGCCCGTCGGCCCTCGGCCCGGCTGCTCGCCGCCCCCGCCGCCGGCCACCGCCTCGTCCTCCCCGGCGAGACCGCGCCCGCCCCCTCCCCGCACTACGACTACGGCGGCTCCGACCAGGCCGACGCCCGCTTCGGCGCCGCCGTCCGGCCCGTGCTGCTCGACCTGCTCCGGGGCACGCCGCCCGTGTCCCAGTCCGTGGACGACGGTTCCTGA
- a CDS encoding MarR family winged helix-turn-helix transcriptional regulator, whose translation MDDQTGTADHVDHLLAQWGRQRPDLDVSPMGVIGRLKRLARLIDAEIGRTFAQHGLDRASFDVLATLRRSDPPHRLTPAQLMQSTMVTSGAVSQRLDRLQAASLVSRTPSPTDGRVVHVALTPTGRELIDRALPDHLATERRLLSALDPEQQTALADALRTVLLSLDDTH comes from the coding sequence ATGGACGACCAGACCGGCACCGCAGACCACGTGGACCACCTCCTTGCGCAGTGGGGCAGGCAGCGCCCCGATCTCGACGTCTCCCCGATGGGCGTGATCGGCCGGCTCAAGCGCCTCGCCCGGCTGATCGACGCCGAGATCGGCCGCACCTTCGCCCAGCACGGCCTCGACCGCGCCTCCTTCGACGTGCTCGCCACCCTGCGCCGCAGCGACCCGCCGCACCGGCTGACCCCGGCTCAGCTGATGCAGTCGACGATGGTCACCTCGGGCGCCGTCTCCCAGCGGCTCGACCGGCTTCAGGCGGCCAGCCTGGTCTCCCGCACGCCCAGCCCGACCGACGGCCGGGTGGTCCACGTGGCCCTCACCCCCACCGGCCGGGAACTGATCGACCGTGCCCTCCCGGACCACCTGGCCACCGAGCGCCGCCTGCTCTCCGCCCTCGACCCCGAGCAGCAGACGGCCCTCGCCGACGCCCTGCGCACCGTCCTGCTCTCCCTCGACGACACCCACTAG
- a CDS encoding GntR family transcriptional regulator, whose protein sequence is MQGTQSAQGVQEPKYWHLRTVLVRTIDREFSTGQVLPNERELAARFGVARATLRQALDQLELEGRLVRRRGIGTLIAAPRVGVPVGRRDEGWPGSARNQAWRSVDCVSAPASARLAAALGIPEGETVHTVRRLRLVEGLTMAVESLHVPDSAVPHLPAVPQLIGGAAEPDRSRSVLRQLERLGVDGESRAVELGVAEAEEAALLERPPGTPVLVVTSQYAAAGRLVALAVSTYRADTCKLTFGETGLVEVTPVAKTA, encoded by the coding sequence GTGCAGGGCACGCAGAGCGCTCAGGGCGTTCAGGAGCCGAAGTACTGGCACCTGCGCACGGTGCTGGTCCGCACCATCGACCGGGAGTTCTCCACCGGCCAGGTGCTGCCCAACGAGCGTGAGCTCGCGGCCCGCTTCGGCGTGGCCCGGGCGACGCTGCGCCAGGCCCTGGACCAGCTGGAGCTCGAGGGCAGGTTGGTGCGCCGCCGGGGCATCGGCACCCTGATCGCGGCGCCCCGGGTCGGCGTGCCGGTCGGGCGCCGGGACGAGGGCTGGCCGGGCAGCGCGCGCAACCAGGCCTGGCGCTCGGTGGACTGCGTGAGTGCCCCCGCGTCCGCCCGGCTCGCGGCGGCGCTCGGCATCCCCGAGGGCGAGACGGTGCACACGGTGCGCCGGCTGCGGCTGGTGGAGGGTCTGACCATGGCCGTGGAGTCGCTGCACGTGCCCGACTCCGCCGTGCCGCACCTGCCCGCCGTCCCGCAGCTGATCGGCGGCGCCGCCGAGCCCGACCGTTCCCGTTCGGTGCTTCGCCAGCTGGAGCGCCTGGGCGTGGACGGCGAGTCCCGCGCGGTGGAGCTCGGTGTGGCCGAGGCCGAGGAGGCCGCCCTGCTGGAGCGCCCGCCGGGTACGCCGGTGCTGGTGGTCACCAGCCAGTACGCCGCGGCCGGCCGACTGGTCGCCCTGGCCGTCTCCACCTACCGCGCCGACACCTGCAAGCTCACCTTCGGCGAGACCGGCCTGGTCGAGGTCACCCCGGTGGCGAAGACCGCGTAG
- a CDS encoding ROK family protein, with the protein MADRLTGGDSSLLRRINAAVTLRALRDGEALTLTQLVGDTGLSRPTVEGVIEGLMESGLVAEVEQSQETGRQRGRPARWFRFRAEAGHILGIEIGVHEIRLVLADLTGRVLGGDAKPVDETLDAEARLGCVRTAVAEVLRKAGVSRDSLWAVAVGTPGIVDREGTVRLGTAMPGWTGLDLGARLRRSFRCPVVIENDANLAAIAEHWQGAAVGKGDVVFVMAGLSPGAGSLINGRLHRGFGGAAGEIGALHLLGQEATPERLLSTTGKPLDPLDEAAVARVLRLAREGDAVAQGATDRFLRRLVHDVAALVLALDPELVVIGGWAPGLEGVLGPLREQLAQFCLRAPEVALAALGEEVVAMGALRVALDHVEEQLFAVDPRS; encoded by the coding sequence TTGGCGGATCGGCTCACCGGAGGGGACTCCTCCCTGCTGCGGCGGATCAACGCGGCGGTCACGCTGCGCGCGCTGCGCGACGGCGAAGCCCTCACGCTCACCCAACTGGTCGGCGACACCGGGCTCTCCCGGCCGACAGTCGAGGGCGTGATCGAGGGGCTGATGGAGTCCGGGCTGGTCGCCGAGGTCGAGCAGAGCCAGGAGACCGGCCGTCAGCGCGGCCGCCCGGCCCGCTGGTTCCGCTTCCGCGCCGAGGCCGGGCACATCCTCGGCATCGAGATCGGCGTGCACGAGATCCGGCTGGTGCTGGCCGACCTGACCGGGCGAGTGCTCGGCGGCGACGCCAAGCCGGTGGACGAGACCCTGGACGCCGAGGCCCGGCTGGGCTGCGTCCGGACCGCCGTGGCGGAGGTGCTGCGCAAGGCCGGGGTCTCCCGCGACAGCCTCTGGGCGGTGGCCGTCGGCACCCCGGGCATCGTCGACCGGGAGGGCACCGTCCGGCTCGGCACCGCGATGCCCGGCTGGACCGGCCTCGACCTGGGCGCCCGGCTGCGCCGCTCCTTCCGCTGCCCGGTGGTGATCGAGAACGACGCCAACCTGGCCGCGATCGCCGAGCACTGGCAGGGCGCGGCCGTCGGCAAGGGCGACGTGGTCTTCGTGATGGCCGGGCTCAGCCCGGGCGCGGGCTCGCTGATCAACGGCAGGCTGCACCGGGGCTTCGGCGGCGCGGCCGGCGAGATCGGCGCCCTCCACCTGCTCGGCCAGGAGGCCACCCCCGAACGCCTGCTCTCCACCACCGGCAAGCCGCTTGACCCGCTGGACGAGGCCGCCGTGGCCCGGGTGCTCCGGCTGGCCCGCGAGGGCGACGCGGTCGCCCAAGGCGCGACCGACCGGTTCCTGCGCCGCCTGGTGCACGACGTCGCCGCCCTCGTCCTCGCCCTCGACCCCGAACTGGTCGTGATCGGCGGCTGGGCCCCCGGCCTGGAGGGCGTCCTCGGGCCGCTGCGCGAGCAGTTGGCGCAGTTCTGCCTCCGCGCGCCGGAGGTGGCGCTCGCCGCGCTCGGCGAGGAGGTCGTGGCGATGGGCGCGCTGCGGGTGGCCCTGGACCACGTCGAGGAACAGCTCTTCGCGGTCGACCCGCGCAGCTGA
- a CDS encoding NB-ARC domain-containing protein, translated as MGVADGEGTRPEATSTNQLSGGTVHGGVVQAGVVHGNVTLNYQAGRMDWPRPDQVPLPPRAFVNQVRVRGDLTAQLAGDSGGYPIAALSGLSGIGKTSTACRWAHDHQEQFPDGQVYIDFAALRGGNPGGDVSEALAMCLRSLGVREEYLPAGLAERTMLYRSHSSGRRLLVVLDDVTQPAQVRALVPQGKGSALLVTSARRLDELAVDGVRLFLVDPLDQESAIELLAARCGRARIEAEPEAAAALVELCDGLPIALSIVGARLAVRQRLTLAALAAELADEQSRLKRISVTGSPEERTVAAALELSYRELSEAAGRLYRLLGLLPVLTFDAALAGAASGTPESETLDLLAELESAGMLVVQAEEPWVADGERYRLHGLVRLHARESARTTEAPNIERLVVERAVGYYLVWIARADLAIRADRLRILDLAGLLGTEAREVPEGSGRAAVAWLEAERANVMAVLRAAVAHGFDRQVWQLAEVFTVLFLHHRHLADWRESLELGAGAAGRAAEQAAQTGDSAAAQRAAAAEARLRSLLSRPLLDLGRDEQALIELETAAQRADEAGDLVLAASVQEFTGRYWERHDPERAMAAYRAALALNLRAAEQPGEASVFGTREAARRGAALARYFLGCAERAAGRDQEALVTLREARDELLGIEDTRMAARALAELGRVHADLGDLEAAVMELREAAAELHDQRAGHYEALALEDLAALLTDRSEAADCLRRALAIHEAGGSPRAAELTARLAAEAE; from the coding sequence ATGGGTGTGGCGGACGGCGAGGGCACGCGCCCGGAGGCGACGAGCACCAACCAGCTGTCAGGTGGCACCGTCCACGGCGGGGTCGTCCAGGCGGGCGTGGTGCACGGCAACGTCACCCTCAACTACCAGGCAGGCCGGATGGATTGGCCGCGTCCGGACCAAGTTCCGCTGCCGCCAAGGGCATTCGTCAACCAGGTGCGGGTGCGTGGGGATCTCACCGCGCAGCTGGCCGGTGACTCCGGCGGCTACCCGATCGCCGCGCTGAGCGGGCTCTCCGGGATCGGCAAGACCTCGACCGCCTGCCGGTGGGCGCACGACCACCAGGAGCAGTTCCCCGACGGTCAGGTGTACATCGACTTCGCGGCGCTGCGCGGCGGCAATCCCGGTGGCGACGTGTCGGAGGCGCTGGCCATGTGCCTGCGGTCGCTCGGCGTCCGGGAGGAGTACCTGCCGGCCGGGCTGGCCGAGCGGACCATGCTCTATCGGAGCCACTCCAGCGGCCGCCGGTTGCTGGTCGTGCTGGACGACGTCACCCAGCCCGCACAGGTCAGGGCTCTGGTGCCACAGGGCAAGGGCAGCGCGCTGCTGGTCACCAGTGCCCGGCGGCTCGACGAACTCGCCGTCGACGGCGTGCGGTTGTTCCTGGTCGACCCCCTCGACCAGGAGAGCGCCATCGAACTGCTGGCTGCCCGTTGCGGCCGAGCGCGGATCGAGGCGGAACCGGAGGCCGCCGCCGCGCTCGTCGAGCTGTGCGACGGCCTGCCGATCGCGCTGAGCATCGTGGGTGCCCGGCTGGCAGTCCGCCAGCGGCTCACGCTCGCCGCCCTGGCGGCCGAACTCGCTGATGAACAGAGCAGGTTGAAGCGGATCTCGGTGACCGGTTCCCCGGAGGAGCGCACTGTGGCGGCAGCACTCGAACTCTCCTACCGTGAGCTCTCCGAAGCGGCCGGGCGGCTCTACCGGCTGCTCGGGCTGCTGCCGGTGCTCACCTTCGACGCTGCGCTGGCCGGTGCCGCGAGCGGTACCCCGGAGTCGGAAACCCTGGACCTGCTGGCCGAGTTGGAATCAGCCGGCATGCTCGTCGTCCAGGCGGAGGAGCCCTGGGTGGCTGACGGGGAACGGTACCGGCTGCACGGGCTGGTGCGGCTGCACGCTCGGGAGAGCGCCCGCACCACTGAGGCGCCGAACATCGAACGGCTGGTGGTGGAGCGGGCGGTCGGGTACTACCTGGTGTGGATCGCCCGTGCCGACCTGGCGATCAGGGCCGACCGGCTGCGGATCCTGGACCTCGCCGGGCTGCTCGGCACGGAGGCCCGGGAGGTGCCGGAAGGCTCGGGTCGGGCGGCCGTCGCCTGGCTGGAGGCCGAGCGGGCCAATGTGATGGCGGTGCTGCGGGCGGCGGTGGCGCACGGATTCGACCGGCAGGTCTGGCAGTTGGCTGAGGTGTTCACCGTTCTGTTCCTGCACCACCGGCACCTCGCGGACTGGCGGGAGTCGCTGGAGCTGGGTGCCGGAGCCGCCGGGCGAGCGGCCGAGCAGGCCGCGCAGACGGGTGATTCGGCGGCGGCGCAGCGGGCAGCGGCTGCCGAGGCCCGGCTGCGGAGCCTGCTGTCCCGGCCGTTGCTCGACCTCGGGCGGGACGAGCAGGCGCTGATCGAGCTGGAGACCGCCGCTCAGCGGGCCGACGAGGCGGGCGACCTGGTGCTGGCGGCCTCGGTGCAGGAGTTCACCGGCCGGTACTGGGAGCGGCACGACCCGGAGCGTGCGATGGCCGCCTACCGTGCTGCGCTGGCGCTCAACCTCCGGGCGGCCGAACAGCCGGGCGAGGCCTCGGTGTTCGGCACTCGGGAGGCGGCCCGGAGGGGCGCGGCGCTGGCCCGCTACTTCCTCGGCTGTGCCGAGCGGGCCGCGGGCCGGGACCAGGAAGCGCTGGTCACGCTGCGGGAGGCCCGGGACGAACTCCTCGGCATTGAGGACACCCGGATGGCCGCCCGCGCGCTGGCCGAACTCGGCCGCGTCCACGCGGACCTTGGCGATCTGGAGGCGGCCGTGATGGAGCTGCGCGAGGCGGCAGCCGAGCTGCACGACCAGCGAGCCGGCCACTACGAGGCGCTGGCGCTCGAGGACTTGGCCGCACTGCTGACGGACCGTTCGGAGGCGGCCGACTGCCTGCGGCGCGCCCTGGCCATTCACGAGGCGGGCGGCAGCCCCCGGGCCGCCGAGCTGACGGCCCGGCTGGCGGCGGAGGCGGAGTGA